In the Hemitrygon akajei chromosome 20, sHemAka1.3, whole genome shotgun sequence genome, one interval contains:
- the LOC140713787 gene encoding endogenous retrovirus group 3 member 1 Env polyprotein-like, giving the protein MNSMWTVTLLTVIYLILYVGKIEGKCDKCRNRVLEKGKERPGALVSHSHVNDQCYGKEKEECEEGGIKYILRKNRGYPGGSVREEKGEGRSWSVRESTCPETEWICERKEKGRAEFGGVREEWGTYGKTRPEMKENLFIDLATRIATSLNVSDCWVCGGPHMSEQWPWIGESLSVWELLAHDWDKKRTGRTQEWKLTNYPEGQVCVERKGKVKVGESPCQSIKLAKTKKNNATWWPEEPTWYITKGAKDNCTAMGNNSGIWNCSGHNPYEGIPSVWKAWRKARKGGFVPEGLFWICGNQAYTKLPKGWGGVCFLGLIRPEFFLLPQDEDRELGIKLFDSLRREKREIKVGEWGDEWPPARIIEYYGPATWAQDGSWGYRTPVYMLNRIIRLQAVVEVITNQTALALELLAEQQSQMRTAIYQNRLALDYLLASEGGVCGKFNLTNCCLKINDNGKAVLKISDKIRKLAHVPVQTWRSLGNLSWLDSLLGGSWWRIALLILGGILIMIIILPCLIPCLRALITRVVVQVMQPGNPADPAKMLLQRGRELEEWNPWTNP; this is encoded by the coding sequence atgaactcaatgtggactgttacattattgactgtaatatatttaattctgtatgtgggaaaaatagaagggaaatgtgacaagtgtagGAACCGAGttttggagaaaggaaaagaacgaCCCGGGGCCCTTGTGTCACATTCACATGTAAATGACCAATgttatggaaaagaaaaagaggaatgtgAAGAGGGAGGAATAAAATATATCCTGAGAAAGAACAGGGGATACCCCGGTGGATCAgtgagagaagaaaaaggagaagggagaagttGGAGTGTACGAGAAAGTACATGCCCTGAGACAGAATGGATatgtgaaaggaaagaaaaaggaagggcagagtttggtggagtcagagaagaatggggaACCTATGGAAAAACAAGACCGGAAATGAAGGAAAACCTGTTTATAGACTTAGCAACTCGAATAGCTACAAGTTTAAATGTAagtgactgttgggtttgtgggggACCCCACATGAGCGAGCAATGGCCATGGATAGGTGAGAGTTTGAGTGTGTGGGAGCTATTGGCTCATGATTGGGATAAGAAAAGGACTGGGAGGACGCAAGAATGGAAGTTAACAAACTATCCGGAAGGACAAGTATGTgtagaaagaaaagggaaggtgAAAGTAGGAGAAAGCCCATGTCAGAGTATAAAGTtggctaaaacaaaaaaaaataatgcCACTTGGTGGCCCGAGGAGCCGACTTGGTACATAACTAAAGGGGCAAAGGACAATTGTACGGCTATGGGAAACAATTCGGGAATCTGGAATTGCAGTGGGCATAACCCGTACGAAGGAATTCCCAGTGTTTGGAAAGCCTGGCGGAAAGCAAGGAAAGGAGGATTTGTCCCAGAAGGTCTGTTCTGGATTTGTGGGAATCAGGCATACACCAAATTGCcgaaaggatggggaggagtttgtttcTTAGGCCTTATAAGGCCAGAGTTCTTCCTCCTACCCCAGGATGAAGATAGGGAATTGGGAATCAAGTTATTTGACTCACTGAGAAGGGAGAagcgggagataaaggtgggagaatggggcgaCGAGTGGCCTCCAGCACGCATCATTGAATATTACGGACCAGCaacttgggcccaggatgggtcatgGGGTTACCGAACCCCGGTATATATGTTAAATCGAATAATACGCCTACAAGCTGTAGTAGAGGTGATCACCAACCAAACCGCATTGGCTCTGGAATtgctggctgagcagcaaagcCAGATGAGAACAGCCATATACCAAAATCGATTAGcattggattacctattggcctccgagggaggggtctgtggaaagttcaatctgacaaactgttgcctaaagataaatgataatggaaaggcagtgttgaaaatatccgacaaaattcggaagttGGCCCATGTGCCAGTACAAACTTGGAGATCCTTAGGGAACCTGAGTTGGCTGGATAGTCTGCTGGGAGGAAGCTGGTGGCGAATAGCCCTGTTAATATTAGGCGGAATACTCATAATGATAATCATATTACCATGCTTAATACCCTGCTTGAGAGCATTAATAACGCGAGTAGTAGTACAGGTAATGCAGCCAGGGAACCCAGCTGACCCGGCTAAAATGCTGTTGCAACGAGGCAGAGAACTGGAAGAGTGGAATCCCTGGACAAATCCTTAG